A window of the Deltaproteobacteria bacterium genome harbors these coding sequences:
- the mtgA gene encoding monofunctional biosynthetic peptidoglycan transglycosylase gives MKRLSARQKKLLVRILGALVLVVASYELWIIGRVIWWRTNNPRSSAFMDAHRIRLQEQKPGAELSHKWVPYGQISIHLKQAVIASEDAKFLRHDGFDWEGIQAAWEQNLRKRRIVAGGSTISQQLAKNLFLSGRRTPWRKLDEAHITVWMELFLSKRRILEIYLNVIEWGDGVFGAEAASRHYYRVSAAKLTARQAAWLAAIVPNPRYHDRNRKDRKAERKTNIILARMAYTDAPE, from the coding sequence TTGAAACGCCTCTCAGCCCGCCAGAAAAAACTGCTCGTCCGCATACTGGGCGCTCTGGTTCTCGTCGTGGCATCGTACGAACTGTGGATCATCGGCCGGGTCATCTGGTGGCGGACGAACAATCCCCGCTCGTCGGCGTTCATGGATGCCCACCGGATCCGCCTCCAGGAGCAGAAACCGGGCGCGGAGCTCAGCCACAAGTGGGTTCCCTACGGACAGATCTCCATTCACCTAAAACAGGCGGTGATCGCCAGCGAGGACGCGAAGTTCCTCCGGCACGACGGGTTCGACTGGGAGGGTATACAGGCGGCCTGGGAGCAAAACCTCAGGAAGCGCCGGATCGTCGCGGGTGGCTCCACCATCTCGCAGCAGCTCGCCAAGAACCTTTTTCTGTCGGGAAGGCGCACGCCGTGGCGCAAGCTGGACGAGGCACATATCACCGTCTGGATGGAGCTGTTCCTCTCCAAGCGGCGCATCCTCGAGATCTATCTCAACGTCATCGAGTGGGGCGACGGGGTGTTCGGGGCCGAGGCGGCCTCGCGCCATTACTACCGGGTATCCGCGGCGAAACTGACGGCGAGGCAGGCAGCCTGGCTCGCCGCCATCGTGCCCAACCCCCGCTACCACGACAGGAACCGCAAGGACCGGAAGGCGGAGCGGAAGACGAACATCATCCTCGCCCGCATGGCCTATACGGACGCGCCCGAATAG
- the bamD gene encoding outer membrane protein assembly factor BamD — translation MSRSAALLAFLLATIVAQPVMASEGETAADIYARAVRRLERHKAGWYRNPADIFTSDTTTRELFESIRNQYPHSPEAALVPLRLGDTWYYAEDNCEEALSYYEEYLTSLGSGSLHDREEDHARKMRDYCAQKVPTAEKLYEDGMRRLEIHRQSVVWNPARWRWSENPIARAITNIRYDTEETRRLFQEIRRKYPVSSQAPLATLRIADVYFEEGAYVEAQVYYDEFIRSHPAFREEAAYAQMRRAQCFAQQMLDHDRDPSAALNAREAFATVQRDYSATPEGSEAAPALQEVTRHIGEQEAFVADFYYRRSQYQAAMGRYRGLIEQFPGHPLTGWALYRLGRSAEHIGDFEGARRYYEQVLALPDDQFRRPRDVKWVDAWILFLAYPNADATPDGVRRRARLRIAVLDLLPGTPKAN, via the coding sequence ATGAGCCGCTCCGCAGCCCTTCTTGCCTTTCTGCTCGCCACCATCGTGGCCCAGCCGGTCATGGCCAGCGAAGGGGAAACGGCGGCGGATATCTATGCCCGTGCGGTGCGGCGGCTGGAGCGGCACAAGGCCGGCTGGTACCGCAACCCGGCGGACATTTTCACCAGCGACACAACCACGCGGGAGCTTTTCGAGAGCATCCGGAACCAGTACCCGCACTCGCCCGAAGCGGCGCTCGTTCCGCTCCGGCTTGGCGACACCTGGTACTACGCCGAGGACAACTGCGAGGAGGCGCTCTCCTATTACGAAGAGTACCTCACCTCACTCGGTTCCGGGTCTCTCCACGACCGGGAAGAAGACCATGCCCGGAAGATGCGGGACTATTGCGCCCAAAAGGTTCCTACGGCCGAGAAACTCTATGAAGACGGGATGCGGCGGCTCGAAATCCACCGCCAGAGCGTCGTCTGGAATCCGGCCAGATGGCGGTGGAGCGAGAACCCCATCGCCCGCGCCATCACCAACATCCGGTACGACACGGAAGAAACCCGGCGGCTGTTCCAGGAGATACGCCGGAAATACCCGGTATCGTCGCAGGCCCCGCTCGCCACACTCCGTATTGCCGATGTCTATTTCGAGGAAGGCGCCTACGTGGAAGCGCAGGTCTACTATGACGAATTCATCCGCAGCCACCCGGCCTTCCGGGAGGAGGCGGCCTATGCACAGATGAGGCGCGCCCAGTGCTTCGCGCAGCAGATGCTCGACCACGACCGTGATCCGTCGGCGGCGCTGAATGCCCGCGAGGCGTTTGCCACCGTCCAGCGGGATTACTCCGCCACGCCCGAGGGCAGCGAGGCCGCGCCCGCGCTCCAGGAGGTCACGCGCCATATCGGCGAGCAGGAAGCATTCGTGGCCGACTTCTACTACCGGCGGAGCCAGTACCAGGCGGCCATGGGCCGGTACCGGGGACTGATCGAGCAGTTCCCCGGCCACCCGCTCACAGGCTGGGCCCTCTACCGGCTCGGCCGGAGCGCCGAACACATCGGCGATTTCGAGGGCGCCCGCCGCTACTACGAGCAGGTGCTCGCCCTTCCCGACGACCAGTTCCGCCGCCCCAGGGACGTGAAGTGGGTCGATGCCTGGATCCTGTTCCTTGCCTATCCGAACGCCGACGCGACGCCCGATGGCGTCAGGCGCCGGGCCCGCCTGCGGATCGCCGTGCTGGACCTGCTGCCGGGAACTCCGAAGGCCAACTAG
- a CDS encoding DUF1446 domain-containing protein, translated as MTEKLIIANCSGFYGDRISAAREMVQGGPIDVLTGDYLAELTMAILFRNKMKNPKAGYAGTFLKQMEEVMGECLQKKIRVVTNAGGLNPRGMAEELEKIAEKLGLKPKIAFIEGDDLTRRLAELQKEGEAFAHMDKGTPLKDARANTVTANAYLGGWGISEALGRGADIVVTGRVTDAAVVVGPAAWRFNWKRDDWDRLAGAVAAGHIIECGGQATGGNYSFVDEVPTYRNLGFPLCEMHADGSFVISKHPGTGGLVSVGTVTAQLLYEIQGHRYYNPDVIARFDTLKVSQEGPDRVRVEGAKGEPPTPTTKVCINNLGPFRNQMTVLLTGLDIEKKAKIVEEMFFDAVGGREQFQRVEVNLIRTDHENPASNEQAFAYLKINVIDPNPKKVGKAFSSRVVELALCSIPGFTMTSPPGDEIPSVIYWPALVSSDKIRQKVYVGGEELNVEAVQAPQTPPAVKVPEVRIPPVPKGDTVKKPLGRAFATRSGDKGGNANVGIWSKTPEGYAFLREFLTTERLKEILPDARPFEVERYEFPNLNALNFYIRGILGDGVASSTRSDPQAKTLGEYLRARVVEMPGSIVVK; from the coding sequence ATGACCGAGAAACTGATCATCGCCAACTGCAGCGGATTCTACGGGGACCGGATTTCGGCCGCCCGCGAAATGGTCCAGGGGGGGCCGATCGACGTGCTCACCGGCGACTATCTCGCCGAGCTCACGATGGCGATCCTGTTCCGGAACAAGATGAAGAACCCCAAGGCGGGCTACGCCGGCACGTTCCTCAAGCAGATGGAAGAGGTGATGGGGGAATGTCTCCAGAAGAAGATCCGCGTCGTCACCAACGCCGGCGGGCTGAACCCCCGGGGGATGGCCGAGGAACTGGAAAAAATCGCCGAAAAGCTGGGCCTCAAGCCGAAGATCGCCTTCATCGAGGGCGATGACCTCACCCGGCGCCTTGCCGAGCTCCAGAAGGAGGGCGAGGCATTCGCCCACATGGACAAGGGGACTCCGCTCAAGGACGCCCGGGCGAACACGGTGACGGCGAATGCCTATCTGGGCGGATGGGGCATCAGCGAGGCTCTCGGGCGCGGTGCCGACATCGTGGTCACGGGCCGCGTGACCGACGCGGCCGTGGTGGTGGGCCCCGCGGCCTGGCGGTTCAACTGGAAGCGTGACGACTGGGACCGGCTCGCCGGGGCGGTCGCCGCCGGCCACATCATCGAGTGCGGAGGACAGGCGACGGGAGGCAACTACTCGTTCGTGGACGAGGTGCCCACCTACAGGAATCTCGGCTTCCCCCTGTGCGAGATGCACGCGGACGGATCGTTCGTCATCTCCAAGCACCCCGGTACGGGCGGCCTCGTTTCCGTGGGAACCGTGACGGCCCAGCTTCTGTACGAGATCCAGGGCCACCGGTACTACAATCCCGACGTCATCGCCCGCTTCGACACCCTCAAGGTGTCGCAGGAGGGCCCCGACCGTGTGCGTGTTGAGGGCGCGAAGGGCGAGCCGCCGACCCCGACCACCAAGGTCTGCATCAACAACCTGGGTCCGTTCCGCAACCAGATGACCGTCCTGCTCACCGGACTGGACATCGAGAAGAAGGCGAAGATCGTCGAGGAGATGTTCTTCGACGCCGTTGGCGGGCGCGAACAGTTCCAGAGGGTCGAGGTGAACCTGATCCGCACCGATCACGAGAACCCGGCCAGCAACGAGCAGGCGTTTGCCTACCTCAAGATCAACGTCATCGACCCGAACCCCAAGAAGGTGGGGAAAGCGTTTTCGTCCCGCGTGGTGGAACTGGCCCTGTGCAGCATTCCCGGCTTCACGATGACCTCGCCGCCGGGCGACGAGATTCCGTCGGTCATCTACTGGCCGGCCCTCGTCTCCAGCGACAAGATCCGCCAGAAGGTGTACGTGGGCGGCGAGGAGCTGAACGTCGAGGCCGTCCAGGCGCCGCAGACGCCGCCCGCCGTGAAGGTGCCGGAGGTGAGGATCCCGCCCGTTCCGAAGGGAGATACGGTCAAAAAGCCGCTTGGCCGGGCCTTTGCCACCCGGTCGGGCGACAAGGGCGGCAACGCCAACGTCGGCATCTGGTCGAAAACCCCCGAAGGCTACGCATTCCTGCGGGAGTTCCTCACGACCGAACGGCTCAAGGAGATACTGCCGGATGCCAGGCCGTTCGAGGTGGAGCGGTACGAGTTCCCGAACCTGAATGCGCTCAACTTCTACATCCGGGGAATCCTGGGTGACGGCGTGGCCTCATCCACCCGCAGCGACCCGCAGGCCAAGACCCTTGGGGAATACCTGCGAGCCAGGGTGGTCGAGATGCCCGGAAGCATCGTGGTGAAGTAA
- a CDS encoding metal-dependent hydrolase: MDAEARKLNGARAGVPVRHMDFVHPAEKPRFFFYDQNPLATSLFAVFSAIFPPGERFFVESVRRFRDQLTDETLRAKVSGFIGQESIHGREHERLNEWFVAHGFDMAMPDRMIRFSLGLLERLPASQQLACTTFMEHFTAHLAEAWLTDTRFRTGADPEMLRLWSWHALEELEHKEVAFDVHREVSRHEHLERVLAGPLVIAALFPGIAFSLVWLVVKQGEAFSIREHLRGLGALLGRKGFLTNILPKMPAFMKTRFHPDEHDTRAIEKEWRERLFGAGGELNAMFRNREAVERAAASA, encoded by the coding sequence ATGGACGCCGAGGCCCGCAAGCTGAACGGAGCCAGGGCCGGTGTTCCCGTCCGTCATATGGATTTCGTCCACCCGGCAGAAAAGCCCCGCTTCTTCTTTTACGATCAGAACCCGCTGGCAACCTCGCTGTTTGCCGTCTTCTCGGCGATCTTTCCGCCGGGCGAGCGGTTTTTTGTCGAATCGGTCCGCCGGTTCCGGGACCAGCTCACGGATGAAACCCTCCGGGCGAAAGTCTCCGGTTTCATCGGGCAGGAGTCCATCCACGGACGCGAGCACGAACGGCTGAACGAATGGTTCGTGGCACACGGTTTCGACATGGCGATGCCAGACCGGATGATCCGGTTCAGCCTGGGACTGCTGGAGCGGCTCCCCGCCTCGCAACAGCTCGCCTGCACGACTTTCATGGAGCATTTCACGGCCCACCTCGCCGAAGCCTGGCTGACCGACACGCGGTTCCGGACAGGCGCCGATCCCGAGATGCTGCGTCTCTGGAGCTGGCATGCCCTCGAGGAACTCGAACACAAGGAAGTGGCCTTCGACGTTCACCGCGAAGTGAGCCGTCACGAGCATCTGGAACGGGTGCTCGCAGGACCGCTGGTGATTGCCGCGCTGTTTCCCGGCATTGCATTCAGTCTCGTCTGGCTGGTGGTGAAACAGGGCGAGGCGTTCAGCATAAGGGAACATCTCCGGGGGCTCGGCGCCCTGCTGGGACGGAAAGGCTTTCTCACGAACATCCTGCCGAAGATGCCGGCCTTCATGAAAACGCGCTTTCATCCCGACGAGCACGACACCCGCGCCATTGAAAAGGAGTGGCGGGAAAGACTGTTCGGAGCGGGCGGCGAACTGAACGCAATGTTCCGGAACCGCGAGGCGGTGGAACGGGCGGCCGCGTCTGCCTGA
- a CDS encoding TetR/AcrR family transcriptional regulator, whose protein sequence is MSRARRREIDKASPEGGSARKAPVRPAEAAGGNTAPGDPVRERILAAFSAWARRSGIRSVVMGELATRLRMSAMTLYKHFASKDEIVNTMVDRWADELAAINALEWDKVKDGKSALETLLRWSDAWTASMSAVSPVFFEDLRRDYPDAWARFQGLIIKRQLDSAPYFIPLLRKDINPMVSLRLLNRLVMLAADPAFGERFGISRQEAVRTALSIWGGGALKERTILESPSPRTPAAPDSDLVMESRNWPGEDG, encoded by the coding sequence ATGTCCAGAGCCAGAAGAAGGGAGATCGACAAGGCCTCGCCGGAGGGGGGTTCCGCCCGTAAGGCGCCTGTCCGGCCGGCTGAAGCCGCTGGCGGCAATACGGCGCCGGGCGATCCGGTCCGCGAGAGGATACTGGCCGCCTTTTCGGCCTGGGCGCGCCGGTCGGGGATCCGGTCGGTGGTGATGGGTGAGCTGGCCACGCGGCTCCGCATGAGCGCCATGACGCTCTACAAGCATTTCGCCTCCAAGGACGAGATCGTGAACACGATGGTGGACCGGTGGGCCGACGAGCTGGCGGCGATCAATGCGCTCGAATGGGACAAGGTAAAGGACGGCAAGTCCGCCCTGGAAACGCTGCTCCGCTGGTCGGATGCCTGGACGGCGAGCATGAGCGCGGTGAGCCCGGTCTTCTTCGAGGATCTCCGCCGCGACTATCCCGATGCCTGGGCCCGCTTTCAGGGGCTCATCATCAAGCGGCAGCTCGATTCGGCGCCATACTTCATCCCGCTGCTCCGCAAGGACATAAATCCCATGGTCTCCCTGCGCCTGCTGAACCGGCTCGTCATGCTGGCCGCCGACCCCGCTTTCGGCGAACGGTTCGGCATCTCGCGGCAGGAGGCCGTGCGCACGGCACTCTCCATCTGGGGTGGCGGGGCGCTGAAGGAGCGCACCATACTGGAGAGCCCATCTCCGCGTACACCGGCCGCGCCGGACAGCGATCTCGTCATGGAGAGCCGGAACTGGCCGGGAGAGGACGGGTGA
- a CDS encoding NAD(P)/FAD-dependent oxidoreductase: MNISPERAHEKHPSRIPPAVTDHEAIIVGAGFGGMGAAIQLNRMGIDDILILDRENGAGGTWHVNTYPGLAVDIASTTYCYSFEPNPHWSRVYARGGELKSYANHVADKYNLRRFMRFGSSVEKAVYSENGRYWTVHTEGRPPVTARILILATGFLAQPKMPDIPGLDSFEGKVIHTARWDHGYDLAGKRAAVIGTGATAVQLLPEIAPKLAQMDVYQRTPIWVTPKFDAEIPESVQKLFERLPLTQRLARYFTSSILEMVMVTGALHYREFSFLTDSMERACKAHMARQIPDPELRRKLTPGYSFGCKRPTFSNDYYPTFMRKNVELITDGIDHIEPDGIVSRDGRKRKIDTLILATGYKVWEKGNFPAFDVTGRDGVELGTWWDQNGYQSYEGITVNGFPNLFYFACPFAFTGLSYFFAIEAQMKHVARCLTEMQRRGASEFEVKSGAQERFVAQMKRNLKSTVFVNGSCASSNSYYFNQHGESPLLRPTPTAMGIWSAGHYPLKDYRFEA; the protein is encoded by the coding sequence ATGAATATCTCGCCGGAGAGAGCCCACGAAAAACATCCGTCCAGGATTCCGCCCGCCGTGACCGATCACGAGGCCATCATCGTGGGCGCCGGCTTCGGCGGCATGGGCGCCGCCATCCAGCTGAACCGGATGGGGATCGACGACATCCTGATCCTGGACCGTGAAAACGGGGCCGGCGGGACGTGGCACGTGAATACCTATCCCGGCCTCGCCGTGGACATCGCCTCGACGACCTACTGCTATTCGTTCGAACCCAACCCGCACTGGTCGCGGGTCTATGCCCGCGGCGGCGAGCTGAAAAGCTATGCCAACCATGTCGCGGACAAATACAACCTGCGCCGGTTCATGCGCTTCGGCTCCAGCGTGGAGAAGGCTGTCTATAGCGAGAACGGCCGCTACTGGACCGTCCACACCGAAGGCCGGCCGCCGGTCACGGCCCGCATCCTCATTCTGGCCACCGGCTTCCTCGCGCAACCCAAGATGCCCGACATTCCCGGCCTCGATTCGTTCGAGGGCAAGGTCATTCACACGGCCAGGTGGGACCACGGCTATGACCTTGCCGGCAAGCGGGCAGCGGTCATCGGCACCGGTGCCACGGCCGTCCAGCTTCTGCCGGAGATCGCCCCGAAGCTCGCCCAGATGGACGTCTACCAGCGGACACCGATCTGGGTGACGCCGAAGTTCGACGCCGAGATACCGGAATCCGTGCAAAAGCTGTTTGAACGGCTCCCCCTGACCCAGCGGCTCGCCCGGTACTTCACCTCGTCTATCCTTGAAATGGTGATGGTCACCGGCGCCCTCCACTACCGGGAGTTCAGCTTCCTGACCGACTCGATGGAACGGGCCTGCAAGGCGCACATGGCCCGACAGATTCCCGATCCGGAGCTGCGGCGCAAGCTCACGCCCGGTTACAGTTTCGGCTGCAAGCGCCCGACCTTCTCGAACGACTACTATCCGACTTTCATGCGGAAGAACGTGGAGCTCATCACCGACGGAATCGACCATATCGAGCCGGACGGTATCGTCAGCAGGGATGGCAGGAAGCGGAAGATCGACACGCTTATCCTCGCGACCGGTTACAAGGTCTGGGAGAAAGGGAACTTCCCCGCCTTCGACGTGACCGGCCGGGACGGAGTGGAACTCGGTACCTGGTGGGACCAGAACGGCTACCAGTCGTACGAGGGAATCACGGTGAACGGGTTCCCGAATCTCTTCTACTTTGCCTGCCCGTTCGCCTTCACCGGTCTTTCCTACTTTTTCGCCATCGAGGCGCAGATGAAGCATGTCGCCCGCTGCCTGACGGAGATGCAGCGGCGGGGCGCCAGCGAGTTCGAGGTGAAAAGCGGCGCGCAGGAGAGGTTCGTGGCGCAGATGAAACGGAACCTGAAGAGCACGGTATTCGTGAACGGGAGCTGCGCCTCGTCGAACAGCTACTACTTCAACCAGCACGGCGAATCGCCGCTGCTCCGCCCCACCCCGACCGCCATGGGGATCTGGAGCGCGGGGCACTACCCCTTGAAGGACTACCGGTTCGAGGCCTAG
- a CDS encoding TetR/AcrR family transcriptional regulator — protein sequence MPRKPIQKRSKATVEAIIEAGFVCVARHGPSDTTTRQIADVAGISVGSLYEYFRDKEDIFVAMNRKFSDDVVVLIRELTPEVVKLEIREAIRLLVARFGQFLTRNDGRYLSIARQLIRAEPLDSIEPVSKALMDLLVQYLSNHPEYMKIRNIPTMAYILVNAGIFVVLRQLTSENPPVTYEQVGEGLAYLVSYYVDREIAQGS from the coding sequence ATGCCACGTAAACCCATTCAGAAACGGTCGAAGGCCACTGTTGAGGCCATTATCGAGGCAGGCTTTGTCTGCGTCGCCCGGCATGGTCCTTCGGATACGACGACCCGCCAGATAGCGGATGTTGCGGGTATCAGCGTCGGTTCGCTGTATGAGTATTTCCGCGACAAGGAAGATATCTTCGTTGCCATGAACCGGAAGTTCTCGGACGACGTGGTGGTGCTGATCCGGGAACTGACACCCGAGGTGGTTAAACTCGAGATCCGCGAGGCGATCCGGCTGCTGGTCGCCCGGTTCGGCCAGTTCCTGACCCGCAACGACGGACGTTACCTGTCGATCGCCCGGCAGCTCATCCGGGCCGAACCGCTGGACAGTATCGAACCGGTGAGCAAGGCGCTCATGGATCTTCTGGTCCAGTACCTCAGCAACCATCCCGAATACATGAAGATCCGGAACATCCCCACGATGGCCTACATTCTCGTCAATGCCGGTATCTTCGTTGTCCTGCGCCAGCTCACTTCCGAGAACCCGCCGGTGACCTACGAGCAGGTCGGCGAGGGACTCGCCTATCTCGTCAGCTACTACGTTGACCGTGAAATCGCACAGGGAAGTTGA
- a CDS encoding UPF0182 family protein produces MMPFTGEKALNLRGLPIAYQDGDDYGKITMLMVPKGRFYPGPEQADAAIDQNPDISRQLSWWNRMGADVIRGHTMSLIVGNEVIYVEPIFLRSQQNRTTQMKAVAVVFRGHARLGSTLEEALRAALKAASEGPAPVINQ; encoded by the coding sequence ATGATGCCGTTCACCGGCGAGAAGGCACTGAACCTTCGCGGCCTGCCCATCGCCTACCAGGACGGCGACGACTACGGAAAGATCACCATGCTGATGGTGCCCAAGGGCCGCTTCTATCCGGGCCCCGAGCAGGCGGACGCCGCCATCGACCAGAACCCGGATATCAGCCGCCAGCTTTCGTGGTGGAACCGCATGGGCGCGGATGTGATCCGCGGTCATACGATGTCGCTCATCGTGGGCAACGAGGTGATCTATGTGGAGCCGATCTTCCTCCGCTCGCAGCAGAACCGCACGACCCAGATGAAGGCCGTCGCGGTCGTGTTCCGCGGCCATGCACGGCTGGGATCAACGCTGGAAGAGGCCCTGCGGGCGGCGCTCAAGGCCGCTTCGGAAGGCCCTGCGCCGGTCATCAACCAGTAA
- a CDS encoding TetR/AcrR family transcriptional regulator, translating to MTTDPVTDTKLDQRRREIIQAAYKVFAEKGYRDAGIADIAAELKLGHGTFYRYFKNKRDIFLSVVMQVAERLAAAIASEPPDASRTLAEYRAQVRRWGHKLLEVIQKDPRIARILLHEAMAVDQEMTEAVNRSWDISAQITESYLVNGKKRGYLRADLDTRITSMALNAIIFEAMRRGVGQTGSSELVETWIDAIEKLMFDGIRA from the coding sequence ATGACGACGGATCCCGTCACCGACACGAAACTGGACCAGCGCCGCCGGGAGATCATCCAGGCGGCCTACAAGGTGTTTGCTGAAAAGGGATACCGCGACGCAGGCATTGCCGATATCGCCGCCGAACTGAAGCTCGGGCACGGGACCTTCTACCGCTACTTCAAGAACAAGCGCGACATCTTCCTGTCGGTCGTGATGCAGGTGGCCGAGCGGCTGGCGGCGGCCATCGCCTCCGAGCCGCCGGACGCCTCGCGCACGCTGGCCGAATACCGGGCGCAGGTCCGCCGGTGGGGCCACAAGCTGCTCGAAGTGATCCAGAAGGATCCCCGGATTGCCCGCATCCTCCTCCACGAGGCGATGGCGGTGGACCAGGAGATGACCGAGGCGGTGAACCGGTCGTGGGACATCAGCGCGCAGATCACCGAGTCCTATCTCGTCAACGGCAAGAAGCGCGGTTATCTCCGCGCCGACCTCGACACGCGCATCACCAGCATGGCCCTGAACGCGATCATCTTCGAGGCGATGCGTCGCGGAGTGGGCCAGACAGGCAGCTCCGAACTGGTCGAGACGTGGATTGACGCCATCGAGAAGCTGATGTTCGACGGGATCAGGGCCTGA